A stretch of Paracoccus sp. N5 DNA encodes these proteins:
- the rpsN gene encoding 30S ribosomal protein S14 has product MAKKSMVEREKKRERLVQKYAAKRAALNEIVHDQSLPMEERFKASLKLAELPRNSSATRLHNRCQLTGRPHAYYRKLKLSRIMLRELGSFGQIPGMVKSSW; this is encoded by the coding sequence ATGGCTAAGAAATCCATGGTCGAGCGCGAGAAGAAGCGCGAGCGTCTGGTTCAGAAATACGCCGCCAAGCGCGCCGCCCTGAACGAGATCGTCCACGATCAGTCCCTGCCGATGGAAGAGCGCTTCAAGGCCAGCCTGAAACTGGCCGAACTGCCGCGCAACTCCTCGGCGACGCGCCTGCACAACCGCTGCCAGCTGACCGGCCGCCCGCATGCGTATTACCGTAAACTGAAACTGTCGCGGATCATGCTGCGCGAGCTCGGCTCGTTCGGCCAGATCCCCGGCATGGTCAAATCGAGCTGGTAA
- the rpsH gene encoding 30S ribosomal protein S8, producing the protein MSMNDPLGDMLTRIRNAQMRGKSTVRTPASKLRAWVLDVLKAEGYIRGYEETTTEAGHKELEISLKYYEGTPVIRELARVSKPGRRVYAGAKEIPQVRNGLGVSIVSTPKGVMSDAAARNANVGGEVLCTVF; encoded by the coding sequence ATGTCGATGAACGATCCTCTCGGCGATATGCTGACCCGCATCCGCAATGCTCAGATGCGCGGCAAATCGACCGTTCGCACTCCGGCTTCCAAGCTGCGCGCTTGGGTTCTGGACGTGCTGAAAGCCGAAGGTTACATCCGCGGCTATGAAGAAACCACGACCGAAGCCGGTCACAAGGAACTGGAAATCAGCCTGAAGTATTACGAAGGCACTCCGGTCATCCGCGAACTGGCCCGCGTGTCGAAACCCGGTCGCCGCGTCTATGCCGGCGCCAAGGAAATCCCGCAGGTCCGCAACGGCCTGGGCGTTTCCATCGTCTCGACGCCGAAAGGTGTCATGTCTGATGCAGCAGCGCGCAACGCCAACGTCGGCGGCGAAGTGCTCTGCACCGTGTTCTAA
- the rplF gene encoding 50S ribosomal protein L6, protein MSRIGKKPVALPKGVTAEIKGQTIEVKGPKGTRTFTATDDVTLSLEEGSVKVTPRGTSKRARQQWGMTRSMVENLTVGVSEGFKKELEIQGVGYRATMQGKTLKLALGYSHDVNFETPDGVTITSPKQTEIVVEGIDQQLVGQVAANIREWRRPEPYKGKGIRYKGEVVFRKEGKKK, encoded by the coding sequence ATGTCTCGGATTGGTAAGAAACCGGTCGCCCTCCCGAAAGGCGTGACCGCTGAGATCAAGGGCCAGACGATCGAGGTGAAGGGGCCGAAAGGCACCCGCACGTTCACCGCGACCGATGACGTGACCCTGTCGCTGGAAGAGGGTTCGGTCAAGGTGACGCCGCGCGGCACCTCGAAGCGCGCCCGCCAGCAGTGGGGCATGACCCGCTCGATGGTCGAGAACCTGACCGTCGGCGTGTCGGAAGGCTTCAAGAAAGAGCTCGAGATCCAGGGCGTGGGCTACCGCGCCACCATGCAGGGCAAGACCCTGAAACTGGCTCTGGGCTATTCGCATGACGTGAACTTCGAAACGCCGGACGGTGTGACGATCACCTCGCCGAAGCAGACCGAGATCGTGGTGGAAGGCATCGACCAGCAGCTGGTCGGCCAGGTCGCTGCGAACATCCGCGAGTGGCGCCGCCCCGAGCCCTACAAGGGCAAGGGCATCCGCTACAAGGGCGAGGTCGTCTTCCGCAAGGAAGGCAAGAAGAAGTAA
- the rplR gene encoding 50S ribosomal protein L18, with protein MALNKRELFLKRRLRVRNKLRKISDGRPRLSVHRSSKNISVQLIDDAKGVTLAAASSLEKDLGVVGKNNVEAAAKIGAAIAERARKAGVEEVIFDRGGFLFHGKIKALADAAREGGLKF; from the coding sequence ATGGCACTGAACAAACGAGAGCTGTTCCTGAAGCGCCGCCTGCGCGTGCGGAACAAACTGCGGAAGATCTCGGACGGGCGTCCGCGGCTTTCCGTCCACCGTTCTTCCAAGAACATCAGCGTCCAGCTGATCGACGACGCGAAGGGGGTCACCCTGGCCGCTGCCTCGTCGCTCGAGAAGGACCTGGGCGTCGTCGGCAAGAACAACGTCGAGGCCGCCGCGAAAATCGGCGCCGCGATTGCCGAACGGGCCAGGAAAGCCGGTGTCGAGGAAGTCATCTTCGACCGCGGCGGTTTCCTGTTCCACGGCAAGATCAAGGCCTTGGCAGACGCAGCCCGCGAAGGCGGTCTGAAGTTCTGA
- the rpsE gene encoding 30S ribosomal protein S5: MAERENRRGRREEREETPEFADRLVAINRVSKTVKGGKRFGFAALVVVGDQRGRVGFGKGKAKEVPEAIRKATEQAKRSLVRVPLRDGRTLHHDIEGRHGAGKVIMRTAVPGTGIIAGGPMRAVFEMLGVQDVVAKSQGSQNPYNMIRATLDGLKKEASPRNVAQRRGKKVAEILPSNDKPADAAVEA; the protein is encoded by the coding sequence ATGGCAGAACGTGAAAACCGTCGGGGTCGCCGCGAAGAGCGCGAAGAAACCCCGGAATTCGCCGACCGTCTGGTCGCGATCAACCGTGTGTCGAAAACCGTCAAGGGTGGCAAGCGCTTCGGCTTCGCCGCTCTGGTGGTCGTCGGCGACCAGCGTGGCCGCGTCGGCTTCGGCAAGGGCAAGGCCAAAGAGGTGCCCGAGGCGATCCGCAAGGCCACCGAACAGGCGAAACGCTCGCTGGTTCGCGTGCCGCTGCGCGACGGCCGCACCCTGCACCACGACATCGAGGGCCGTCACGGCGCCGGCAAGGTGATCATGCGCACCGCCGTTCCGGGGACCGGCATCATCGCCGGCGGCCCGATGCGCGCCGTGTTCGAGATGCTGGGCGTTCAGGACGTCGTTGCGAAATCGCAGGGCTCGCAGAACCCCTACAATATGATCCGCGCCACGCTCGACGGTCTCAAGAAAGAGGCCTCGCCCCGCAACGTCGCCCAGCGTCGTGGCAAGAAAGTGGCCGAGATCCTGCCCTCGAACGACAAGCCGGCTGACGCCGCTGTCGAAGCGTAA
- the rpmD gene encoding 50S ribosomal protein L30, whose amino-acid sequence MAKTIVVKQIGSPIRRPAVQRETLKGLGLNKMNRTRELEDTPAVRGMVAKIPHLAVIIEERG is encoded by the coding sequence ATGGCCAAAACCATCGTCGTCAAGCAGATCGGCTCGCCGATCCGCCGCCCCGCCGTCCAGCGCGAGACGCTGAAGGGCCTGGGCCTGAACAAGATGAACCGCACCCGCGAGCTGGAAGATACCCCGGCCGTGCGCGGCATGGTCGCCAAGATCCCGCATCTGGCCGTCATCATCGAGGAACGCGGCTGA
- a CDS encoding PH domain-containing protein, with protein MIDFNNKAFFKLSENADYAVIAADILLPDETVLASFKSMRDGVIFTSRRVIAVNVQGLTGKKKDFTSMPYRAIQAFSIETVGTFDLDAELDLFFSGVGKVRFEFSGRVDMRKIARCIAEHAL; from the coding sequence ATGATCGACTTCAACAACAAAGCCTTTTTCAAGTTGTCCGAGAACGCGGATTATGCCGTTATCGCAGCGGATATCCTGCTGCCGGACGAGACCGTGCTTGCCAGCTTCAAGTCCATGCGCGACGGCGTGATCTTCACCAGCCGCCGGGTGATTGCGGTCAACGTGCAGGGGCTCACTGGAAAGAAGAAGGACTTCACCTCGATGCCCTATCGGGCGATCCAGGCCTTCTCGATCGAAACGGTTGGGACTTTCGACTTGGATGCCGAACTCGACCTATTCTTCTCAGGCGTCGGAAAGGTGCGGTTCGAGTTCTCGGGTCGGGTCGACATGCGCAAGATCGCACGTTGCATCGCCGAGCATGCGCTTTGA
- the rplO gene encoding 50S ribosomal protein L15, whose protein sequence is MKLHEIRDNEGANRKKKRVARGPGSGKGKTAGRGIKGQTSRSGVALNGYEGGQMPLYRRLPKRGFSKPNRLDFAVVNLGQLQAFVDAGKLDAKAEVTEDALVAAGVIRRKLDGVRVLAKGELKSALTLTVAGASKAAAEAIEKVGGKITVTRAAKEEAAAE, encoded by the coding sequence ATGAAACTGCATGAAATCCGCGACAACGAAGGCGCCAACCGCAAGAAGAAACGCGTTGCGCGCGGCCCCGGTTCGGGCAAGGGCAAGACCGCCGGCCGCGGCATCAAGGGCCAGACCTCGCGTTCGGGCGTGGCGCTGAACGGCTATGAAGGCGGCCAGATGCCGCTCTATCGCCGCCTGCCGAAGCGTGGCTTCAGCAAGCCGAATCGCCTGGACTTCGCCGTGGTGAACCTGGGCCAGCTGCAGGCCTTCGTCGATGCCGGCAAGCTGGATGCGAAAGCCGAGGTGACCGAGGACGCGCTGGTCGCGGCCGGCGTCATCCGCCGCAAGCTGGACGGCGTGCGCGTGCTGGCCAAGGGTGAGCTGAAATCCGCCCTGACCCTGACCGTCGCCGGCGCGTCGAAAGCCGCCGCCGAGGCGATCGAGAAGGTCGGCGGCAAGATCACCGTCACCCGCGCGGCGAAAGAAGAAGCCGCGGCCGAATAA
- the secY gene encoding preprotein translocase subunit SecY produces MASAAEQMAANLSWGALGKATELRQRIWFTLGLLIIYRLGTYIPVPGIDGASLRNFMDQAQAGIGGILSMFTGGALGRMGVFALGIMPYISASIIVQLMASMVPALEQLKKEGETGRKKINQYTRYGTVALALFQAWGLAVSLEHGNLAHEPGLFFRASVVITLVGGTMFLMWLGEQITARGIGNGISLIIFVGIVAEIPGHLAQFLAQGRTGAVSTPVILGVIVMVVAVIAFVVFMERALRKIHIQYPRRQVGMKIYDGQSSHLPIKVNPAGVIPAIFASSLLLLPITISTFSGNQTGPVMSTILAYFGPGQPLYLVFFCAMIVFFAYFYTFNVSFKPDDVAENLKNQGGFIPGIRPGKRTEDYLTYVVNRVLVIGSAYLAAVCLLPEVIRHQLAIPFYFGGTSVLIVVSVVMDTINQVQSHLLAHQYEGLIEKSQLRGKRGKPGAAKPRKAPARR; encoded by the coding sequence ATGGCGTCAGCCGCAGAACAGATGGCCGCGAACCTGTCCTGGGGCGCGCTCGGCAAGGCGACCGAGCTGCGCCAGCGGATCTGGTTCACGCTTGGTCTTCTCATCATCTACCGCCTCGGCACCTATATCCCGGTGCCCGGCATCGACGGCGCGAGCCTGCGCAACTTCATGGACCAGGCCCAGGCCGGCATCGGCGGCATCCTCTCGATGTTCACCGGCGGCGCGCTGGGGCGGATGGGCGTCTTCGCGCTGGGGATCATGCCCTATATCTCGGCCTCGATCATCGTGCAGCTGATGGCCTCGATGGTGCCCGCGCTGGAGCAGCTGAAGAAAGAGGGCGAGACCGGGCGCAAGAAGATCAACCAGTATACCCGCTACGGCACCGTGGCGCTGGCGCTGTTCCAGGCCTGGGGCCTCGCGGTCAGCCTGGAGCACGGCAACCTCGCGCATGAGCCGGGGCTGTTCTTCCGCGCCTCGGTGGTCATCACCCTGGTCGGCGGCACCATGTTCCTGATGTGGCTGGGCGAGCAGATCACCGCCCGCGGCATCGGCAATGGCATCTCGCTGATCATCTTCGTCGGCATCGTGGCCGAGATCCCGGGCCATCTGGCGCAGTTCCTGGCCCAGGGCCGCACCGGCGCCGTCTCGACCCCGGTGATCCTGGGGGTGATCGTGATGGTGGTGGCCGTGATCGCCTTCGTGGTGTTCATGGAACGCGCCCTGCGCAAGATCCATATCCAGTATCCGCGCCGCCAGGTCGGGATGAAGATCTATGACGGCCAGTCCTCGCACCTGCCGATCAAGGTCAACCCGGCCGGTGTGATCCCGGCGATCTTCGCCAGCTCGCTCTTGCTGCTGCCGATCACCATCTCGACCTTCTCGGGCAACCAGACCGGCCCGGTGATGTCGACGATCCTGGCCTATTTCGGCCCCGGCCAGCCGCTGTATCTGGTGTTCTTCTGCGCGATGATCGTGTTCTTCGCCTATTTCTACACCTTCAACGTCAGCTTCAAACCCGATGACGTGGCCGAGAACCTGAAGAACCAGGGCGGCTTCATCCCGGGCATCCGCCCCGGCAAGCGGACCGAGGATTACCTGACCTATGTCGTCAACCGGGTGCTGGTCATCGGCTCGGCCTATCTGGCCGCGGTCTGCCTGCTGCCCGAGGTGATCCGGCACCAGCTGGCGATCCCCTTCTACTTTGGTGGGACTTCCGTTCTGATCGTGGTCAGTGTCGTGATGGATACGATCAACCAGGTGCAAAGCCACTTGCTCGCCCATCAATACGAAGGTTTGATCGAAAAATCGCAGCTGCGCGGCAAGCGCGGCAAGCCCGGCGCGGCCAAGCCGCGCAAGGCGCCGGCACGTCGCTGA
- a CDS encoding adenylate kinase, whose protein sequence is MAINIILLGPPGAGKGTQAQRLIQERGLVQLSTGDMLREARSSGTEMGKRVAEVMDRGELVTDEIVVGLIREKLGQGGKGFIFDGFPRTLAQADSLQALMAEMDQRIDAAIELRVDDAALVSRIVKRADEMRAAGQPVRPDDTPEVFADRLREYYKKTAPLLGYYYAKGQLRHVDGMAAMDEVAAQIGAILDKEAGRG, encoded by the coding sequence ATGGCGATCAACATCATTCTGCTGGGCCCGCCCGGCGCCGGCAAGGGCACCCAGGCCCAGCGTCTGATCCAGGAACGCGGGCTGGTGCAGCTGTCCACCGGCGACATGCTGCGCGAGGCCCGCAGCTCGGGCACCGAGATGGGCAAGCGCGTGGCCGAGGTCATGGACCGGGGCGAGCTGGTCACGGATGAGATCGTCGTGGGCCTGATCCGCGAGAAGCTGGGGCAGGGCGGCAAGGGCTTCATCTTCGACGGCTTCCCGCGCACCCTGGCCCAGGCCGATTCGCTGCAGGCGCTGATGGCCGAGATGGACCAGCGCATCGATGCCGCCATCGAGCTGCGCGTGGATGACGCGGCCTTGGTCTCGCGCATCGTCAAGCGCGCCGACGAGATGCGCGCCGCCGGCCAGCCGGTGCGGCCGGACGACACGCCCGAGGTCTTTGCCGACCGCTTGCGCGAATATTACAAGAAGACCGCGCCGCTCCTGGGCTATTACTACGCCAAGGGCCAGTTGCGCCATGTCGACGGCATGGCTGCCATGGACGAAGTGGCGGCCCAGATCGGCGCCATTCTCGACAAGGAGGCGGGCCGGGGTTGA
- the rpsM gene encoding 30S ribosomal protein S13, protein MARIAGVNIPTGKRVPIALTYIHGIGPKFADEIVTAVGIEPARRVNELSDAEVLKIREYIDANYTVEGDLRRETQMNIKRLMDLGSYRGLRHRRGLPVRGQRTHTNARTRKGPAKPIAGKKK, encoded by the coding sequence GTGGCTCGTATTGCTGGCGTCAACATTCCGACCGGGAAACGCGTCCCGATCGCACTGACCTATATCCACGGGATCGGCCCGAAATTCGCCGATGAGATCGTCACCGCCGTCGGCATCGAGCCGGCCCGCCGCGTGAACGAACTCTCGGATGCCGAAGTTCTGAAGATCCGCGAATACATCGACGCCAACTATACCGTCGAAGGCGACCTGCGCCGCGAAACCCAGATGAACATCAAGCGCCTGATGGACCTGGGCTCCTATCGTGGCCTGCGCCACCGTCGCGGCCTGCCGGTTCGCGGCCAGCGCACCCACACCAATGCCCGCACCCGCAAGGGCCCGGCGAAGCCCATCGCCGGCAAGAAGAAATAA
- the rpsK gene encoding 30S ribosomal protein S11: MARDKTRIKRKERKNIATGVAHVNSSFNNTKILISDVQGNAISWSSAGTMGFKGSRKSTPYAAQMAAEDAGKKAQEHGVRTLEVEVQGPGSGRESALRALAAVGFNITAIRDVTPIAHNGCRPPKRRRV; the protein is encoded by the coding sequence ATGGCACGCGATAAAACCCGCATCAAGCGCAAGGAACGCAAGAACATCGCCACCGGCGTGGCGCATGTGAACTCGTCCTTCAACAACACCAAGATCCTGATCTCGGACGTGCAGGGCAACGCGATCTCGTGGTCGTCGGCCGGCACCATGGGCTTCAAGGGTTCGCGGAAATCGACCCCCTACGCCGCCCAGATGGCCGCCGAAGACGCCGGCAAGAAGGCGCAGGAACACGGCGTCCGCACGCTGGAAGTCGAAGTCCAGGGTCCCGGCTCGGGCCGCGAATCGGCGCTGCGCGCGCTGGCCGCCGTCGGCTTCAACATCACCGCGATCCGCGACGTCACCCCGATCGCGCATAACGGCTGCCGTCCGCCGAAACGCCGCCGGGTCTGA
- a CDS encoding DNA-directed RNA polymerase subunit alpha: MIHKNWAELIKPTQLEVKPGADSSRVATVVAEPLERGFGLTLGNALRRVLLSSLQGAAITSVQIDNVLHEFSSVPGVREDVTDIVLNLKGVTLKMDVDAPKRLTLSAKGPGEVKAGDIQETAGITILNRDHVVCHLDDGAELHMELTVANGKGYVAADKNRPEDAPIGLIPIDAIFSPVKRVSYEVTPTREGQVLDYDKLTMKVETDGSLTPEDAVAYAARIIQDQLSVFVNFDEPETATRSDAEDGLEFDPRLLKKVDELELSVRSANCLKNDNIVYIGDLIQKTEAEMLRTPNFGRKSLNEIKEVLSGMGLHLGMDVVDWPPENIEDLAKRFDDQF, encoded by the coding sequence ATGATCCACAAGAACTGGGCCGAACTCATCAAGCCCACCCAGCTTGAAGTCAAGCCGGGCGCCGATTCGTCCCGCGTCGCCACCGTGGTGGCGGAACCGCTCGAGCGCGGCTTCGGCCTGACGCTGGGCAACGCCCTGCGCCGCGTGCTGCTGTCCTCGCTGCAGGGCGCGGCCATCACCTCGGTGCAGATCGACAACGTGCTGCATGAATTCTCGTCCGTCCCCGGCGTGCGCGAGGACGTGACCGACATCGTCCTGAACCTCAAGGGCGTGACGCTGAAGATGGACGTGGACGCGCCCAAGCGCCTGACGCTCTCGGCCAAGGGCCCGGGCGAGGTCAAGGCCGGCGACATCCAGGAAACCGCCGGCATCACCATCCTGAACCGCGACCACGTCGTCTGCCACCTGGACGACGGCGCCGAGCTGCACATGGAACTGACCGTGGCGAACGGCAAGGGCTATGTCGCCGCCGACAAGAACCGTCCCGAGGACGCGCCCATCGGCCTGATCCCGATCGACGCCATCTTCTCGCCGGTCAAGCGCGTCAGCTACGAAGTCACGCCGACCCGCGAGGGCCAGGTGCTGGACTATGACAAGCTGACGATGAAGGTCGAGACCGACGGTTCGCTGACCCCGGAAGACGCCGTGGCCTATGCCGCGCGCATCATCCAGGACCAGCTGTCGGTGTTCGTGAACTTCGACGAGCCGGAAACCGCCACCCGCTCGGATGCCGAGGACGGGCTGGAATTCGACCCGCGCCTGCTGAAGAAGGTTGACGAGCTGGAGCTGTCGGTGCGTTCGGCGAACTGCCTCAAGAACGACAACATCGTCTATATCGGCGACCTGATCCAGAAGACCGAAGCCGAGATGCTGCGCACCCCGAACTTCGGCCGCAAGTCGCTGAACGAGATCAAGGAAGTGCTCTCGGGCATGGGCCTGCACCTCGGCATGGATGTCGTGGACTGGCCGCCGGAGAACATCGAGGACCTGGCCAAGCGTTTCGACGACCAGTTCTAA
- the rplQ gene encoding 50S ribosomal protein L17, with translation MRHARGYRRLNRTHEHRKALFANMAGSLIEHEQIKTTLPKAKELRPIVEKLITLAKRGDLHARRQADAQLKQDQHVAKLFEVLGARYKDRQGGYVRILKAGFRYGDMAPMAIIELVDRDPSAKGAADHARLEAESAADES, from the coding sequence ATGCGTCACGCCCGTGGCTACCGCCGCCTGAACCGCACCCACGAACACCGCAAGGCGCTGTTCGCCAATATGGCCGGCTCGCTGATCGAGCACGAGCAGATCAAGACCACGCTGCCGAAAGCCAAGGAATTGCGCCCGATCGTTGAAAAACTGATCACGCTGGCGAAACGCGGCGACCTGCACGCCCGCCGTCAGGCCGATGCGCAATTGAAGCAGGACCAGCATGTCGCGAAACTTTTCGAGGTTCTCGGCGCCCGCTACAAGGACCGCCAGGGCGGCTATGTCCGCATCCTGAAGGCCGGTTTCCGCTATGGCGACATGGCCCCGATGGCGATCATCGAGCTGGTCGATCGCGATCCCTCGGCCAAGGGTGCCGCCGACCACGCCCGCCTGGAAGCCGAATCGGCCGCCGACGAATCGTAA
- a CDS encoding autoinducer binding domain-containing protein — protein sequence MSSRAEINAALAKLKKLAPAGYFIGLHIRFAAPLMQFQTYNKEWAQRYSERAYALRDPTIAWGFSTTGTCRWSVLPIPDPFSILQDAADHGLRYGLAVAHGPIKSRTIADFAHDKREFTDDEIEAISTTLRRLHEITEPPESLTKAQQEALRCIAEGDRHAAAAAKLGITESAFKARLISARERLMARTTAEALQRAKDYRLL from the coding sequence ATGTCATCTCGCGCGGAAATCAATGCAGCACTCGCCAAGCTGAAAAAGCTCGCTCCCGCGGGGTATTTCATCGGGCTTCACATTCGTTTCGCTGCACCGCTGATGCAGTTCCAGACCTATAACAAGGAATGGGCGCAGCGCTATTCCGAGCGGGCCTATGCGCTCCGCGACCCCACCATCGCCTGGGGCTTCTCGACCACCGGCACCTGCCGGTGGAGCGTGCTGCCGATTCCCGACCCGTTTTCCATCCTGCAGGATGCGGCGGATCACGGGCTGCGCTACGGGCTGGCGGTCGCCCATGGCCCGATCAAGTCGCGCACCATCGCCGACTTCGCCCATGACAAACGGGAATTCACGGATGACGAGATCGAAGCGATCTCGACCACGCTACGCCGGCTTCACGAGATCACGGAGCCGCCGGAGAGCCTGACGAAGGCTCAGCAAGAGGCCCTTCGGTGTATCGCAGAGGGGGATCGTCATGCAGCGGCGGCTGCCAAACTTGGTATTACGGAAAGCGCATTCAAGGCTCGTCTCATTTCGGCGCGTGAAAGACTGATGGCGCGCACGACTGCCGAGGCGCTGCAACGGGCCAAGGACTACCGCTTGCTATAA
- a CDS encoding acyl-homoserine-lactone synthase: MQTTTLSFANLHNHGELFANIFRARKQSFIVQKRWNLPQTDDMEFDQYDTPMSRWVAIHEHGRVMAGVRLTPTTASCGMYSYMIRDAQLDLLGGSIPQNLLDGPAPVEPGTWEASRLFVDHTIPQRDRRRVQLALVQEMTNSARALGATRLVCLVASTWPRWLKPCGLDAQAMGPVIWIDDGYFQCVSINLATKMH; the protein is encoded by the coding sequence ATGCAGACCACCACACTTTCCTTCGCCAACCTGCACAACCACGGCGAACTCTTCGCGAACATCTTCCGCGCCCGCAAGCAGAGCTTCATCGTCCAGAAGCGCTGGAACCTGCCCCAGACGGACGACATGGAGTTCGACCAGTACGACACGCCCATGAGCCGCTGGGTCGCGATCCACGAGCATGGCCGGGTCATGGCCGGCGTGCGGCTGACCCCCACCACGGCCAGCTGCGGCATGTATTCCTACATGATCCGCGACGCGCAGCTCGACCTCTTGGGCGGCTCGATCCCGCAGAACCTGCTCGACGGCCCCGCGCCGGTCGAGCCGGGCACCTGGGAGGCCAGCCGGCTGTTCGTCGACCACACCATCCCGCAGCGCGACCGTCGTCGGGTACAACTGGCCCTGGTGCAGGAAATGACCAACTCGGCCCGTGCGCTGGGGGCGACGCGGCTCGTCTGCCTGGTCGCCTCGACCTGGCCGCGCTGGCTCAAGCCCTGCGGCCTTGACGCGCAGGCCATGGGCCCGGTGATCTGGATCGACGACGGCTATTTCCAATGCGTCTCGATCAACCTGGCGACCAAGATGCATTGA
- a CDS encoding replication-associated recombination protein A gives MADLFDTAPAEGEPARNATRPLADRIRPARLSDVIGQDKVLGPEGPLGAMLAAGSLSSLILWGPPGVGKTTIARLLAQQTDLAFVQISAIFSGVPELRKVFDAARLRRSQGRGTLLFVDEIHRFNKAQQDSFLPHMEDGTITLVGATTENPSFELNAALLSRAQVIVLERLSLADLERLAQRAEQELGRPLPLTAEARDRLLEMADGDGRAALNLIEQVMAWKITGKLDPGQLSQRLMRRAAKYDKSGDEHYNLISALHKSVRGSDPDAALYWFARMLEGGEDPRYLARRITRMAVEDIGLADPAAQRHCLDAWALYERLGSPEGELALAQAVIYLALAPKSNAGYVAYKGARALARQSGSQMPPAHILNAPTGLMKDQGYGAGYAYDHDAEDAFSGQNYFPEGMKRPVLYLPVERGFERDLKKRVEWFASLRQKRQTEGKA, from the coding sequence ATGGCAGACCTGTTCGACACCGCGCCCGCCGAGGGCGAACCTGCGCGCAACGCGACGCGCCCCTTGGCCGACCGGATCCGTCCGGCACGGCTTTCCGACGTCATCGGCCAGGACAAGGTGCTTGGCCCCGAGGGACCGCTGGGCGCCATGTTGGCGGCCGGCAGCCTGTCGTCGCTGATCCTCTGGGGGCCGCCGGGGGTCGGCAAGACCACCATCGCGCGGCTTCTGGCGCAGCAGACCGACCTGGCCTTCGTGCAGATCTCGGCGATCTTTTCCGGCGTGCCGGAACTGCGCAAGGTCTTCGACGCCGCCCGGCTGCGCCGCAGCCAGGGCCGCGGCACGCTGCTGTTCGTGGACGAGATCCACCGCTTCAACAAGGCGCAGCAGGACAGTTTCCTGCCGCATATGGAGGACGGCACCATCACCCTGGTCGGTGCCACCACCGAGAACCCCAGTTTCGAGTTGAACGCCGCGCTGCTGTCGCGCGCCCAGGTGATCGTGCTGGAGCGGCTGAGCCTGGCCGATCTGGAACGTCTCGCGCAGCGCGCCGAGCAGGAACTGGGCCGCCCCCTGCCGCTGACCGCCGAGGCGCGCGACCGGCTGCTGGAAATGGCGGACGGCGACGGCCGCGCCGCCCTGAACCTGATCGAGCAGGTCATGGCCTGGAAGATCACCGGCAAGCTCGACCCGGGCCAGCTGTCGCAGCGGCTGATGCGGCGGGCGGCGAAATACGACAAGTCGGGCGACGAGCATTACAACCTGATCTCGGCCCTGCACAAATCCGTGCGCGGCAGCGACCCCGACGCCGCGCTCTACTGGTTCGCGCGCATGCTCGAGGGCGGCGAGGATCCGCGTTACCTCGCGCGCCGCATCACCCGCATGGCGGTCGAGGACATCGGCCTGGCCGACCCGGCCGCGCAGCGTCATTGCCTGGACGCCTGGGCGCTTTACGAGCGGCTGGGCAGCCCCGAGGGCGAGCTCGCGCTGGCGCAGGCGGTGATCTATCTGGCGCTCGCGCCGAAATCCAACGCCGGCTATGTCGCCTACAAGGGCGCGCGGGCGCTCGCGCGCCAGTCGGGCAGCCAGATGCCGCCGGCGCATATCCTGAACGCGCCGACCGGGCTGATGAAGGACCAGGGCTATGGCGCCGGCTATGCCTATGACCATGACGCCGAGGACGCCTTCTCGGGCCAGAACTATTTCCCGGAGGGGATGAAGCGGCCGGTGCTGTATCTGCCGGTCGAGCGTGGATTCGAGCGCGACCTGAAAAAGCGCGTTGAATGGTTCGCCAGCCTGCGGCAGAAGCGGCAGACAGAGGGCAAAGCATGA